The Corallococcus exiguus genome has a window encoding:
- a CDS encoding FruA-associating protein, FapA, with translation MVELHPTSLDLNQVDPTPQVANWLRMRASQWLTTAQRDFNAALFARDGSEASFDRYCDARSELDSAEAWALRVSEFVAHVR, from the coding sequence ATGGTGGAGCTGCACCCCACCTCGCTGGATTTGAACCAGGTGGATCCCACCCCGCAGGTGGCGAACTGGCTGCGCATGCGCGCGAGCCAGTGGCTCACCACGGCGCAGAGGGACTTCAACGCGGCCCTCTTCGCGAGGGACGGTTCGGAGGCGTCGTTCGATCGCTACTGCGATGCCCGCTCGGAGCTGGACTCCGCGGAGGCCTGGGCCCTGCGCGTCTCCGAGTTCGTGGCGCACGTGCGGTAG
- a CDS encoding Spy/CpxP family protein refolding chaperone, translating to MKKTLVIAGTAVVAVTLLTGFGWGRHHRGTPDPERIHQMVTWKLDDKLDDLNATEAQRSSIHAVKDRLLNEGQSLMEGQKAARSEAVGQLASETPDSAKLHALVDARIDAARAFAHKAVDAVLEVHRTLTPAQRQELVSDFRERTGEK from the coding sequence ATGAAGAAGACGCTCGTCATCGCCGGTACCGCCGTCGTCGCCGTCACCTTGCTCACCGGTTTCGGCTGGGGCCGCCATCACCGCGGCACGCCCGACCCGGAGCGCATCCACCAGATGGTCACCTGGAAGCTGGACGACAAGCTGGATGACCTCAACGCCACCGAAGCGCAGCGCTCCTCCATCCACGCCGTGAAGGACCGCCTCCTCAACGAAGGGCAGTCGCTGATGGAGGGCCAGAAGGCCGCACGCTCCGAGGCCGTGGGCCAGCTGGCGTCCGAAACGCCTGACTCCGCGAAGCTCCACGCCCTGGTGGACGCGCGCATCGACGCCGCTCGCGCCTTCGCCCACAAGGCCGTGGATGCCGTGCTCGAAGTCCACCGCACGCTCACCCCTGCCCAGCGCCAGGAGCTGGTCAGCGACTTCCGCGAGCGCACCGGCGAGAAGTAA
- a CDS encoding substrate-binding domain-containing protein has protein sequence MKPRALLLIGMLAALLGVFYLLAAPMAPLQGTPEPESTVLPSRRRVTDITFLYSTEKRAWVEAALAEFERTHPRVRVTLVGRGSLEAAQAILEGREKPTVWSPADSAELRMLAADWATDASHGPLFATEGDAAPHPLVITPLVFVGWQDRMEVLRKAGGGAALSWKTLQRAVASDRGWPAVGGPPEWGFVKLGHTDPRKSNSGLQALLSATLEYLGRRESVKEGDLLDPGYQAWLQGLERGVTRFEPSTGTFMTDLVRYGPSRYDLALVYESLAIAQLDHAQGRWGPLRVDYPPVTLWSDHPAAVLQADWVTPEQREAALEWVAFLRSPEVQARALAFGFRPADPSVPLKTPDANNPFTRLAAHGIRVDVPPAADVPDASVLRTLLELWTRMGVGR, from the coding sequence ATGAAGCCCCGGGCTCTCCTCCTCATTGGCATGCTGGCCGCGTTGCTGGGGGTGTTCTACCTGCTGGCGGCCCCGATGGCGCCCCTGCAGGGGACGCCGGAGCCGGAGTCCACCGTGCTGCCGTCGCGGCGGCGGGTGACGGACATCACGTTCCTCTACAGCACGGAGAAGCGCGCGTGGGTGGAGGCGGCGCTCGCGGAGTTCGAGCGGACGCATCCCCGGGTGCGGGTGACGCTGGTGGGGCGGGGCTCGTTGGAGGCGGCGCAGGCCATCCTGGAAGGACGGGAGAAGCCCACGGTGTGGAGCCCGGCGGACAGCGCGGAGTTGCGCATGCTCGCGGCGGATTGGGCGACGGACGCCTCGCACGGGCCGCTGTTCGCCACGGAGGGAGACGCCGCGCCGCATCCGCTGGTGATTACGCCGCTGGTGTTCGTGGGCTGGCAGGATCGGATGGAGGTGTTGCGCAAGGCGGGCGGTGGCGCGGCCCTGTCGTGGAAGACGCTCCAGCGCGCGGTGGCGAGCGACCGCGGTTGGCCCGCGGTGGGCGGCCCTCCCGAGTGGGGCTTCGTGAAGCTGGGCCACACGGACCCCCGGAAGTCGAACTCCGGCCTGCAGGCGCTCCTGTCCGCGACGCTGGAGTACCTGGGCCGGCGCGAGAGCGTGAAGGAGGGTGACCTGCTGGATCCGGGCTATCAGGCGTGGCTCCAGGGACTGGAGCGGGGCGTGACGCGCTTCGAGCCGTCCACGGGCACGTTCATGACGGACCTGGTGCGCTACGGGCCGTCCCGCTACGACCTGGCGCTGGTGTACGAGAGCCTGGCCATCGCGCAGTTGGATCATGCCCAGGGCCGGTGGGGTCCGCTGCGGGTGGACTATCCGCCGGTGACGCTGTGGAGCGACCATCCGGCGGCGGTGCTGCAAGCGGACTGGGTGACGCCCGAGCAGCGCGAGGCGGCGCTGGAGTGGGTGGCCTTCCTGCGCAGCCCGGAGGTGCAGGCCCGGGCGCTGGCGTTCGGCTTCCGGCCGGCGGATCCATCCGTGCCGCTGAAGACGCCGGACGCGAACAACCCCTTCACGCGGCTGGCGGCGCACGGCATCCGCGTGGACGTGCCGCCCGCGGCGGACGTGCCGGATGCGTCCGTGCTGCGCACGCTGTTGGAATTGTGGACGCGCATGGGCGTGGGGCGCTGA
- a CDS encoding WGR domain-containing protein — translation MRRFEFVDGNSSKFWMPEVQGANFIVTYGRIGTAGQRKEKAFPDEEAALREYNKKVAEKVREGYAEVSTGEAPPAAPPKAAAPPPPALVLPRRVAAASPGPEAVTAAASALALLQSKLKGPSWKVTRLARKARHALRALGGVDPSAHPALAAPFTALMAHVVGPKAEGRLPVRHALGLLSQVDVTAFQRAAEMWKAAPAGSVPAGVAAARTLNDPELALRVTALLSERPDLRDGSEDAWTKRWTVLKPHVEAYLSGAGQSLAAFVGGVDAGGDAHLSKRLARLGA, via the coding sequence ATGCGCAGGTTCGAATTCGTCGACGGCAACAGCTCCAAGTTCTGGATGCCCGAGGTCCAGGGCGCCAACTTCATCGTCACCTACGGCCGCATCGGCACCGCGGGGCAGCGCAAGGAGAAGGCCTTCCCGGACGAGGAAGCCGCCCTGCGCGAGTACAACAAGAAGGTCGCGGAGAAGGTCCGCGAGGGCTACGCCGAGGTTTCCACTGGCGAGGCCCCGCCCGCGGCGCCCCCGAAGGCCGCCGCCCCGCCGCCTCCCGCGCTCGTGCTGCCGCGCCGCGTGGCCGCCGCCTCGCCGGGCCCCGAGGCCGTGACCGCCGCCGCGTCCGCGCTCGCGCTGCTCCAGTCGAAGCTCAAGGGGCCCAGCTGGAAGGTGACGCGGCTGGCGCGCAAGGCCCGCCACGCGCTCCGCGCCCTGGGCGGCGTGGACCCCTCGGCGCACCCGGCCCTGGCCGCGCCCTTCACCGCGCTGATGGCGCACGTGGTGGGCCCCAAGGCGGAAGGTCGGCTGCCCGTGCGCCACGCGCTGGGGCTTTTGTCCCAGGTGGACGTGACGGCCTTCCAGCGCGCGGCGGAGATGTGGAAGGCCGCGCCCGCGGGCTCGGTGCCGGCGGGTGTGGCGGCCGCGCGGACGCTCAACGACCCGGAGCTGGCGCTGCGCGTGACGGCGCTCCTCTCCGAGCGCCCCGACCTGCGCGACGGCTCCGAGGACGCCTGGACGAAGCGCTGGACCGTGCTCAAGCCGCACGTGGAGGCCTACCTGTCCGGCGCGGGCCAGTCGCTCGCCGCCTTCGTGGGCGGCGTGGACGCGGGGGGCGACGCGCACCTGTCCAAGCGGCTCGCCCGGCTGGGAGCGTGA
- a CDS encoding serine hydrolase domain-containing protein: MLLASGCATTSAVRESPPVPDVAALDAEAARAMSATGAKGLAIAVIDNGRVVATRAYGARDAKGEPLRTDTVMYGASITKTVFAYLVMQLADEKRIDLDTSISKYLDKPLPEYPDEDRYSTWSHLAGDERWRDISPRVLLTHSAGFANFGFLEPDERLRIHFAPGSRFAYSGDGIILMQFVLERGLGLDVGAEMQRRVFDRFGMRTTSMMWRPDFAQNLADGWKLDGSVEPHDERSRVRAAGSMDTTLDDLSRFAAALVSGEGLSPELFARMTSPQLPITTQSQFPTLQDELPPESRRKDLAAGLGVVVFDGPQGRGFFKNGHNDSTANTLVCLPRGRRCVLILSNDVRAEPAYPHLVRFVLGEAGVPWDWEYGHMSFWDGR; the protein is encoded by the coding sequence GTGTTGCTTGCCAGCGGCTGTGCCACGACGTCCGCGGTCCGTGAATCGCCGCCCGTTCCCGATGTGGCCGCGCTGGATGCGGAAGCGGCTCGCGCGATGTCCGCGACCGGCGCGAAGGGGCTGGCCATCGCGGTCATCGACAACGGGCGCGTGGTGGCGACCCGGGCCTACGGCGCACGTGATGCGAAGGGCGAACCGCTGCGCACCGACACGGTGATGTATGGCGCGTCCATCACCAAGACGGTCTTCGCGTACCTCGTGATGCAGTTGGCGGACGAGAAGCGCATCGACCTGGACACGTCCATCTCCAAGTACCTGGACAAGCCGCTACCTGAGTACCCGGACGAGGACCGCTATTCGACCTGGTCCCACCTGGCCGGCGACGAACGCTGGCGGGACATCTCGCCTCGCGTGCTGCTCACCCATAGCGCGGGCTTCGCCAACTTCGGGTTCCTCGAACCGGACGAGAGGCTTCGCATCCACTTCGCTCCGGGCAGCCGCTTCGCGTACTCCGGTGACGGCATCATCCTGATGCAGTTCGTGCTCGAACGCGGGCTCGGGCTGGACGTAGGTGCGGAGATGCAACGGCGCGTGTTCGACCGCTTCGGCATGCGCACGACCAGCATGATGTGGCGGCCGGACTTCGCACAGAACCTGGCCGACGGATGGAAGCTCGACGGCAGCGTGGAACCGCACGACGAACGCAGCAGGGTGCGCGCGGCCGGTTCCATGGACACCACCTTGGACGACCTGTCGCGCTTCGCGGCCGCGCTGGTGAGCGGTGAAGGCTTGTCCCCGGAGCTCTTCGCCCGGATGACCTCACCGCAGCTGCCCATTACCACCCAGAGCCAGTTCCCTACCCTCCAGGACGAACTGCCGCCGGAGTCACGGCGCAAGGATCTGGCGGCAGGCCTTGGCGTGGTGGTGTTCGACGGTCCTCAGGGACGCGGGTTCTTCAAGAACGGCCACAACGACAGCACCGCCAACACCCTCGTGTGTCTGCCGCGCGGACGCCGCTGCGTGCTCATCCTGAGCAACGACGTCCGCGCCGAACCCGCGTATCCCCACCTGGTGCGCTTCGTTTTGGGCGAGGCCGGTGTGCCCTGGGATTGGGAATACGGCCACATGTCGTTCTGGGATGGCCGCTGA
- a CDS encoding aldo/keto reductase — translation MIQRPLGKSGLTVSALGFGAGPVGSEALSDADAEALLNGVLDAGITLIDTAPSYGVSEERIGRFLGARRREFVLSTKCGYGVPGVEDWTPECITRGVDLALQRLRTDVLDVLHFHSCPPDVLRRPGLIEALTRAVEAGKVRAAAYSGDNAGLDAALETGAFAVVQTSVNLFDQRSLDHGVAKAQERGVGVIAKRPLANAPWRFPGRPYAHDVGEYWERMQRMALQTDGLDWPELALRFTAFAPGVATCIVGTTRLDNLRANARTLEQGPLPEPTVQAIRDAFRRNDTGWDGVI, via the coding sequence ATGATTCAACGTCCCCTGGGGAAGAGCGGCCTCACCGTGTCCGCGCTCGGCTTCGGCGCGGGGCCCGTGGGCAGTGAGGCGCTGAGCGACGCCGACGCGGAGGCGCTCCTCAACGGCGTGCTGGACGCGGGCATCACCCTCATCGACACCGCGCCCAGCTACGGCGTGTCCGAGGAGCGAATCGGCCGGTTCCTCGGCGCTCGCCGCCGCGAGTTCGTGCTGTCCACCAAGTGCGGCTATGGCGTGCCCGGCGTGGAGGACTGGACGCCCGAGTGCATCACGCGCGGCGTGGACCTGGCCCTCCAGCGCCTGCGCACCGACGTGCTGGACGTGCTGCACTTCCACTCGTGTCCTCCGGACGTGCTCCGCCGCCCGGGGCTCATTGAAGCGCTCACCCGCGCGGTGGAGGCGGGCAAGGTGCGCGCCGCCGCGTATTCGGGCGACAACGCGGGTTTGGACGCCGCGCTGGAGACGGGCGCGTTCGCCGTGGTGCAGACGTCCGTGAACCTCTTCGACCAGCGCTCGCTGGACCATGGCGTGGCCAAGGCCCAGGAGCGCGGCGTGGGCGTCATCGCCAAGCGGCCCCTGGCCAATGCACCGTGGCGCTTTCCGGGGCGCCCCTACGCTCACGACGTGGGCGAGTACTGGGAACGGATGCAGCGCATGGCCCTCCAGACGGACGGCCTGGACTGGCCGGAGCTGGCGCTGCGCTTCACCGCGTTCGCGCCGGGCGTGGCCACCTGCATCGTGGGCACCACGCGCCTGGACAACCTGCGCGCCAACGCTCGCACCCTGGAGCAGGGTCCCCTCCCCGAGCCCACCGTTCAGGCCATCCGGGACGCCTTCCGTCGCAATGACACCGGGTGGGACGGCGTCATCTGA
- a CDS encoding imm11 family protein, with product MPDVMQRQFFELDIDVYVPGRWYFKTPTQLDGQPLEDPWVFTIGGPIADPGPLLIPLSLSGNPLDFTSAGVGFTPILNTRTAEVFRALAPNDVQLFPVQVEGQAEPYFLLVAARTLRCVDEVASEEVQFWRPEDGQPAKVGQYRYIAGLRIDKARVADERVFRVWGFQTALIVDGQLKQALEQTGIVGGKFVEV from the coding sequence ATGCCTGACGTGATGCAACGACAGTTCTTCGAACTGGACATTGATGTGTATGTGCCGGGGCGGTGGTACTTCAAGACCCCGACCCAACTCGACGGTCAGCCATTGGAGGACCCCTGGGTGTTCACGATCGGGGGGCCTATTGCCGACCCAGGACCGCTGCTGATTCCTCTCTCCCTGTCTGGGAACCCCCTGGACTTCACCTCCGCCGGGGTGGGGTTCACACCCATCCTCAACACCAGGACGGCCGAGGTGTTTCGCGCGCTGGCCCCCAACGACGTGCAGCTCTTCCCGGTGCAGGTCGAGGGACAGGCCGAGCCTTATTTCCTCCTTGTCGCGGCACGCACGCTCCGCTGCGTTGATGAAGTGGCGAGTGAAGAGGTCCAGTTCTGGAGACCTGAGGACGGTCAGCCTGCGAAGGTAGGGCAGTACCGGTACATCGCTGGACTGCGTATCGACAAAGCAAGGGTTGCTGACGAGCGCGTGTTCCGCGTGTGGGGATTCCAGACCGCGCTAATCGTCGACGGACAGCTTAAGCAGGCCCTGGAACAGACCGGCATCGTGGGAGGAAAGTTCGTCGAAGTGTAG
- a CDS encoding GNAT family N-acetyltransferase: METDDYGAPKDEQELAAIADITAQAFAMPLADSDTVVRKNFSESSLRILRVNGEVAATLTLIRMGQFLGGRSVPLIGVGGVGVAPAHRGAGAATRLFHHFLREMRDEGAPLSVLYPATQPLYRRVGYEVSGARYEIHVEAASLELGERSLSLRPMRPSDAAAVEACYRRFASQHHGWLDRGDYIWRRVRTPRNDTAYGYVVEGASGLEGYVYLVRGLSPQGAVPTQVLKLTDFTATTPAAARRLLRFLGDHRSLARDVMWFGGADEPLLALLREQTYQVKLSMHWMTRLLDVPRALEARGFAPGLSGALHLDVEDDLLPENTGRFVLEVEGGTARVRPGGEGRLKLHVRALAPLYTGFLSPRALQLAGMLTGDDASLDTASALFAGPAPSLRDMF, encoded by the coding sequence ATGGAGACGGACGACTACGGAGCGCCGAAGGATGAGCAGGAACTGGCCGCCATCGCGGACATCACCGCGCAGGCGTTCGCCATGCCGCTCGCGGACTCCGACACCGTGGTGCGCAAGAACTTCTCCGAGTCCTCGCTGCGCATCCTGCGCGTGAACGGCGAAGTGGCCGCCACGCTCACTCTCATCCGCATGGGCCAGTTCCTGGGTGGCCGCTCGGTGCCCCTCATCGGCGTGGGCGGCGTGGGCGTCGCTCCCGCGCACCGGGGCGCCGGCGCCGCCACTCGCCTCTTCCATCACTTCCTGCGCGAGATGCGCGACGAAGGCGCTCCCCTCTCCGTCCTCTACCCCGCGACCCAACCGCTCTACCGGCGCGTGGGCTACGAGGTCTCCGGCGCGCGCTACGAAATCCACGTCGAAGCGGCCTCGCTGGAGCTGGGAGAGCGCTCGCTGTCCCTGCGCCCCATGCGCCCGTCCGACGCCGCGGCGGTGGAGGCGTGCTACCGGCGCTTCGCCTCCCAGCACCACGGCTGGTTGGACCGCGGGGACTACATCTGGCGGCGCGTGCGCACGCCCCGCAACGACACCGCCTACGGCTACGTCGTGGAGGGCGCGTCCGGCTTGGAGGGCTACGTGTACCTCGTGCGGGGCCTCTCTCCCCAGGGCGCCGTGCCCACGCAGGTCCTCAAGCTCACGGACTTCACCGCCACCACGCCCGCCGCCGCGCGACGGCTCCTGCGCTTCCTGGGCGACCACCGCTCGCTGGCGCGGGACGTGATGTGGTTCGGCGGCGCGGACGAGCCGCTCCTCGCGCTGCTGCGTGAACAGACCTACCAGGTAAAGCTCTCCATGCACTGGATGACGCGCCTGCTGGATGTTCCCCGCGCCCTGGAGGCACGCGGCTTCGCTCCCGGCCTGTCCGGCGCGCTCCATCTGGACGTGGAGGACGACCTCCTCCCGGAGAACACGGGGCGCTTCGTGCTGGAGGTGGAGGGAGGCACCGCCCGCGTCCGGCCCGGCGGCGAGGGCCGCCTCAAGCTGCACGTGCGCGCCCTGGCGCCGCTCTACACCGGCTTCCTCTCGCCCCGAGCGCTCCAACTCGCCGGCATGCTGACCGGGGACGACGCGTCGCTCGACACCGCCAGCGCCCTGTTCGCGGGCCCCGCCCCCTCGCTGCGCGACATGTTCTGA
- a CDS encoding M14 family metallopeptidase, giving the protein MDYTDYARRIRSHASLGELSEYGQVHEGGRDYPLFRLIVPGDRWLVITSGFHGEEPAGPLTLAKHLPDIVAYAKSKGVGLRVYPCINPSGFEDGTRYNRSGEKPNNDFMRYEVAPGEWRGELVGDPSILRWALYDGGPKETRAVRTDLARFPAPDAALDIHQDNYLGGVATYAYVFGDKAAYHPMQEAAAAHATVVKSRKVDDNAYADEHGLIVFHDGSVTDWYMRQGVPYAAALETTTPMSQDACDAVNLIWIRGFIDLAARGEGPTR; this is encoded by the coding sequence GTGGATTACACCGACTACGCTCGACGCATCCGCTCCCACGCCTCCCTGGGGGAGCTCTCTGAATACGGACAGGTGCATGAAGGGGGGCGCGACTATCCCCTCTTCCGCCTCATCGTCCCGGGCGACCGCTGGCTCGTCATCACGTCCGGCTTCCATGGGGAGGAGCCCGCCGGCCCGCTGACGCTCGCGAAGCACCTGCCGGACATCGTCGCGTACGCGAAGTCCAAGGGCGTGGGCCTGCGCGTCTACCCGTGCATCAACCCCTCCGGCTTCGAGGACGGCACCCGCTACAACCGCAGCGGCGAGAAGCCCAACAACGACTTCATGCGCTACGAGGTCGCCCCCGGCGAGTGGCGCGGCGAGCTCGTGGGTGACCCGTCCATCCTCCGCTGGGCCCTGTACGACGGCGGCCCCAAGGAGACGCGCGCGGTGCGCACGGACCTGGCGCGCTTCCCCGCTCCGGACGCCGCGCTCGACATCCACCAGGACAACTACCTGGGCGGCGTCGCCACGTACGCGTACGTCTTCGGGGACAAGGCCGCCTATCACCCCATGCAGGAGGCCGCCGCCGCGCATGCCACCGTGGTGAAGAGCCGCAAGGTGGATGACAACGCCTACGCGGACGAGCACGGCCTCATCGTCTTCCACGACGGCAGCGTCACCGATTGGTACATGCGCCAGGGCGTGCCGTACGCCGCCGCGCTGGAGACCACCACGCCCATGTCGCAGGACGCCTGCGACGCCGTGAACCTCATCTGGATCCGCGGCTTCATCGACCTGGCCGCGCGTGGAGAGGGGCCCACCCGATGA
- a CDS encoding DmpA family aminopeptidase produces the protein MELRPAVLLGLLCLLPITSTARLRSSDLGIPFGGQPGALNAITDVKGVEVGHVTLNTGAQVRTGVTAVLPRGREAVARPVFAATHDLNGSGEMTGTHWVKESGLLSGPVMISDTHAVGAVHEGVIAWAQKRDLTWELGLPVVAETWDGFLHDIDGFHVRPLHAMQALDAARPGPVLEGSVGGGTGMICHGFKGGIGTASRKLPAEQGGYTLGVLVQCNYGSRRLFSVAGAPVGEEIPDLRSCYFGDTPPQGPYRANLPPCSRRASAGPPPPEGMGSIIIVVATDAPLLPHQLDRVARRVPLAIGKMGGLGENASGDIFLAFSTQPVGSTEVAPVSMLDNERMSPLFEATVQATQEAILNSMLASDTMTGFQNVRVHGLPADRLVKSLRKYGRLPPAPKPTK, from the coding sequence ATGGAACTTCGTCCCGCCGTCCTCCTGGGCCTGCTGTGCCTCCTGCCAATCACAAGCACCGCGCGTCTGCGGTCCAGTGACCTGGGCATTCCCTTCGGCGGACAGCCGGGTGCGCTCAATGCCATCACCGACGTGAAGGGCGTGGAAGTGGGCCACGTCACGCTGAACACCGGCGCACAGGTCCGAACCGGCGTCACCGCCGTGCTGCCCCGGGGCCGCGAGGCCGTGGCTCGGCCTGTCTTCGCGGCGACCCATGACCTCAATGGCAGCGGTGAAATGACCGGCACCCATTGGGTGAAGGAGTCCGGCCTGCTCTCCGGCCCCGTGATGATCAGTGACACCCACGCCGTGGGTGCCGTGCACGAAGGCGTCATCGCCTGGGCCCAGAAACGCGACCTCACCTGGGAGCTGGGCTTGCCCGTGGTCGCGGAGACCTGGGACGGCTTCCTGCACGACATCGATGGCTTCCACGTCCGGCCCCTGCACGCCATGCAAGCGCTCGACGCCGCGCGCCCGGGCCCCGTCCTGGAGGGCTCCGTGGGCGGCGGCACAGGCATGATCTGCCATGGCTTCAAGGGCGGCATCGGCACTGCCTCCCGCAAGCTCCCAGCGGAGCAGGGCGGCTACACCCTCGGCGTGCTCGTGCAGTGCAACTACGGCAGCCGCCGCCTCTTCTCCGTCGCGGGCGCTCCCGTGGGCGAGGAGATCCCCGACCTGCGCTCCTGCTACTTCGGAGACACGCCTCCCCAAGGGCCCTACCGCGCCAATCTGCCGCCCTGCTCGCGGCGAGCCAGCGCCGGTCCGCCGCCTCCGGAAGGCATGGGCTCCATCATCATCGTGGTGGCCACCGACGCGCCGCTCCTGCCGCACCAGCTCGACCGCGTGGCCCGGCGCGTGCCTCTCGCGATCGGGAAGATGGGCGGCCTGGGGGAGAACGCCTCCGGCGACATCTTCCTCGCGTTCTCCACCCAGCCCGTGGGCTCCACGGAGGTCGCTCCGGTCTCCATGCTCGACAACGAGCGGATGTCCCCCCTCTTCGAAGCCACCGTGCAGGCCACCCAGGAGGCCATCCTCAACTCGATGCTCGCCTCCGACACGATGACCGGGTTCCAGAACGTCCGCGTCCACGGCCTGCCCGCGGACCGGCTTGTGAAGTCCCTGCGGAAGTACGGACGCCTGCCTCCGGCCCCGAAGCCCACGAAGTGA
- a CDS encoding NAD-dependent epimerase/dehydratase family protein, translating into MRAFVTGGSGFVGKHLLAALAKRGEPARALARSPEAAKAIQAAGGEPWEGDLTDPERLRLGMEDCDTVFHAAAHVKMSGPRAAFYEANVRGTEVVLEAARAAGVKRFVHVSTEAVLVDGGPMVNLHETHPLPERPVGPYPSTKGQAERLVLQVNSPEFTTVAVRPRLVWGPGDTTVLPQLVAAVKSRRFRWIGGGHYLTSTCHVANVVEGLLLAAEKGQGGQAYFLTDGPPVEFRAFVTALLKTQGVEPGDKTLPTALAATVAVVSDFVWDILGLKSTPPLSRTELLLVGQEVTVSDEKARLELGYTGSVSRDEGLRSLATKVE; encoded by the coding sequence GTGCGCGCGTTCGTCACCGGTGGCTCGGGGTTCGTCGGGAAGCACCTGCTCGCGGCGCTCGCGAAGCGCGGCGAACCGGCGCGTGCGCTGGCCCGCTCGCCAGAGGCCGCGAAGGCCATCCAGGCCGCGGGCGGCGAGCCGTGGGAGGGCGACCTCACCGACCCGGAGCGCCTGCGCCTGGGCATGGAGGACTGCGACACCGTCTTCCACGCCGCCGCGCACGTGAAGATGTCCGGCCCTCGCGCCGCCTTCTATGAAGCCAACGTGCGCGGCACGGAGGTCGTGCTGGAGGCGGCGCGCGCGGCGGGCGTGAAGCGCTTCGTGCACGTGAGCACGGAGGCCGTGCTGGTGGACGGCGGCCCCATGGTGAACCTCCACGAAACGCACCCGCTGCCCGAGCGCCCCGTGGGCCCGTACCCGTCCACCAAGGGCCAGGCCGAACGGCTCGTGCTCCAGGTCAACTCGCCGGAGTTCACCACCGTCGCGGTGCGGCCCCGCCTGGTCTGGGGACCAGGGGACACCACGGTGCTGCCGCAGCTGGTCGCCGCGGTGAAGTCCAGGCGCTTCCGCTGGATTGGCGGCGGGCACTACCTGACGTCCACCTGCCACGTGGCCAACGTGGTGGAGGGCCTGCTGCTGGCCGCGGAGAAGGGGCAGGGCGGTCAGGCGTACTTCCTCACCGACGGCCCGCCCGTGGAGTTCCGCGCCTTCGTCACCGCGCTCCTGAAGACGCAGGGCGTGGAGCCCGGCGACAAGACCCTGCCCACCGCGCTGGCCGCGACCGTGGCCGTGGTCAGCGACTTCGTCTGGGACATCCTGGGCCTCAAGAGCACTCCGCCCCTGTCCCGCACGGAGCTGCTGCTCGTGGGCCAGGAGGTGACCGTGAGCGACGAGAAGGCCCGGCTGGAGCTGGGCTACACGGGCAGCGTGTCGCGGGACGAGGGATTGCGCTCCCTGGCCACGAAGGTGGAGTAA